A part of Melittangium boletus DSM 14713 genomic DNA contains:
- a CDS encoding PAS domain-containing protein, whose translation MTPPVPPIVDESQRLEALARTGLLDTLPEPEYDDLVRLAAESCGTPIALISLVDRDRQWFKANVGLPGVEETDRCISFCSHAIERGEIFLVEDARADERFATNPLVLGHPFIRFYAGAPLQTEDGFFLGTLCVIDQRSRTLSEAQRDSLLGLKRQVELLMRMRAQMNTMRARNEELARAHEHMRALNVRLRAEMDERQRIEGQLREQQALLSSILTHIPYSIFWKDRRGVYLGANPRFAQDLGLGTPEEVLGKTDLELPMPRAQAEAYRRDDFAIMESGQPKLSFEEPLHRASGEEAWVLTSKVPLKHPDGSVRGMVGIYADISESRRQQAAVQDAKLLVERHVANLEAQIREAHLRNHHLMQNSGEAVFLLNEEGSVLDLNPVALRLMGASEDDLRGLSFETFAPEKSREPLRRALRDLRVVGTVRLESQVLESPKGGRLMLDLAASLQVTGNTRRLLVVGHDVTEKWRLEQQAIQNERLASMGALAAGIAHEINNPMAYVLSNLTYLQECRDELAQALEPLPGVPSRVLDTLAELKDILAESLSGGRRVRDIVRDMRFFSHTAGEELAPVDLHACLDVVLRMAHGELKHVARVDKRYDSALPLIPASEGRLSQVFLNLVVNAVHAMRSGKPEDQVLRVVTLRDGDWARIEISDSGTGIPPDVLPHIFEPFFTTKPAGAGTGLGLSISLSIIQKMGGGIQVRSELGVGTTFTLSLPVHGRDPG comes from the coding sequence ATGACTCCTCCTGTTCCGCCGATCGTCGACGAGAGCCAACGACTCGAAGCCCTCGCGCGCACCGGCCTCCTCGATACGCTTCCCGAGCCGGAGTACGACGACCTCGTGCGGCTCGCCGCCGAGTCCTGTGGCACGCCCATCGCGCTCATCAGCCTGGTGGACCGGGATCGGCAGTGGTTCAAGGCGAACGTGGGGCTACCCGGTGTGGAGGAGACGGATCGTTGCATCTCCTTCTGTTCCCACGCCATCGAGCGCGGCGAGATCTTCCTCGTCGAGGATGCACGGGCCGACGAGCGCTTCGCCACCAATCCGCTGGTCCTGGGCCATCCCTTCATCCGCTTCTACGCGGGGGCGCCCCTCCAGACGGAGGACGGCTTCTTCCTGGGAACCCTCTGCGTCATCGATCAGCGCTCGCGCACCCTGAGTGAGGCCCAGCGCGACAGCCTGCTGGGGCTCAAGCGGCAGGTCGAGTTGTTGATGCGCATGCGCGCGCAGATGAACACGATGCGGGCGCGCAACGAGGAGCTGGCACGGGCGCACGAGCACATGCGTGCGCTCAACGTGCGCCTGCGGGCGGAAATGGATGAGCGCCAGCGGATCGAGGGACAACTCCGTGAGCAGCAGGCGCTGCTCAGCAGCATCCTCACGCACATTCCGTATTCGATTTTCTGGAAGGATCGCCGCGGCGTCTACCTGGGGGCCAACCCACGGTTCGCTCAGGACCTGGGGCTGGGCACGCCCGAGGAAGTCCTGGGGAAGACGGATCTGGAACTGCCCATGCCGCGTGCTCAAGCCGAGGCCTATCGCCGGGACGACTTCGCGATCATGGAATCGGGTCAGCCCAAGTTGTCCTTCGAGGAACCCCTGCACCGCGCCTCGGGGGAGGAGGCCTGGGTGCTGACGAGCAAGGTACCGCTCAAGCATCCGGATGGCTCGGTGAGGGGCATGGTGGGCATCTACGCGGACATCAGTGAGAGCCGTCGGCAGCAGGCCGCGGTGCAGGATGCGAAGCTGCTCGTGGAGCGCCACGTGGCGAACCTGGAAGCGCAGATCCGCGAGGCTCACCTTCGCAACCACCACCTCATGCAGAACTCGGGAGAGGCCGTCTTCCTGCTGAACGAGGAAGGCAGCGTGCTGGACCTCAATCCCGTGGCGCTGCGTCTCATGGGCGCCTCCGAGGATGACCTGCGGGGCCTTTCCTTCGAAACGTTCGCGCCAGAGAAGAGTCGTGAGCCGTTGCGCCGGGCGCTGAGGGATTTGCGCGTGGTGGGAACGGTGCGGCTCGAGAGTCAGGTGCTGGAATCGCCCAAGGGAGGCCGGCTGATGCTGGACCTGGCCGCCTCGCTCCAGGTGACGGGAAACACCCGGCGGTTGCTCGTGGTCGGCCATGACGTCACCGAGAAGTGGCGGCTCGAGCAGCAGGCCATCCAGAACGAGCGGCTCGCCTCCATGGGCGCGCTGGCGGCGGGCATCGCCCATGAGATCAACAACCCCATGGCGTACGTGCTCTCCAACCTCACCTATCTCCAGGAGTGCCGTGACGAGCTGGCGCAGGCGTTGGAGCCCCTGCCGGGCGTGCCGTCGCGAGTGCTCGATACGCTCGCCGAGCTGAAGGACATCCTGGCCGAGTCCCTGTCCGGAGGCCGACGCGTCCGGGACATCGTGCGCGACATGCGCTTCTTCTCGCACACGGCGGGTGAGGAACTGGCGCCAGTGGATCTGCACGCGTGCCTGGACGTCGTGTTGCGCATGGCGCACGGCGAACTCAAGCACGTGGCTCGGGTGGACAAGCGCTATGACAGCGCGCTGCCGCTGATTCCCGCCAGCGAGGGGCGGCTCAGCCAGGTCTTCCTCAACCTGGTGGTCAACGCCGTGCACGCCATGCGTTCCGGGAAGCCGGAAGACCAGGTGCTCCGGGTCGTCACCCTGCGCGATGGAGACTGGGCGCGCATCGAGATCTCGGACTCCGGTACGGGCATTCCTCCCGACGTCCTGCCGCACATCTTCGAGCCGTTCTTCACCACGAAACCGGCGGGGGCGGGAACCGGACTCGGGCTGTCCATCAGCCTGTCCATCATCCAGAAGATGGGGGGAGGGATTCAGGTGCGCAGCGAGCTGGGCGTGGGCACGACCTTCACCTTGAGCCTGCCCGTCCATGGACGGGATCCGGGATAG
- a CDS encoding NADP-dependent oxidoreductase, giving the protein MAEGRKGREIHLKSRPQGEPTQSNFELVEVTIPEPAEGQVLVRNHFMSVDPYMRGRMNDTKSYVPPFQLGQALDGGAVGQVVRSRSPALKEGDFVVGSGGWRDYSVGNAKGYSKVDPKLAPLQAYLGVLGMPGQTAYVGLLDIGKPVAGETVFVSGAAGAVGGLVGQIAKLKGCRTVGSAGSAQKVAHLREKLGFDAAFNYKDGPAAQALDTLCPEGIDVYFDNVGGEQLEAAIGKMKNHGRIALCGAISQYNATSPTPGPRNLILAVGKRLTLRGFIVSDHQDRYADFLRDMSGWLREGKVTLEETVVDGLERAPEAFIGLLRGDNTGKMVVRIAADSAGS; this is encoded by the coding sequence ATGGCCGAGGGACGTAAAGGACGGGAGATCCACCTGAAGTCTCGCCCGCAGGGAGAGCCCACGCAGTCCAACTTCGAGCTGGTGGAGGTGACGATCCCCGAACCCGCCGAGGGACAGGTGCTCGTGCGCAACCACTTCATGTCCGTGGATCCTTATATGCGGGGCCGGATGAACGACACCAAGTCCTACGTCCCGCCCTTCCAGCTCGGCCAGGCGCTGGATGGAGGCGCGGTGGGCCAGGTGGTCCGCTCGCGCTCGCCCGCGCTCAAGGAGGGTGACTTCGTCGTGGGCAGCGGCGGCTGGCGCGACTACAGCGTGGGCAACGCCAAGGGCTACTCCAAGGTGGACCCGAAGCTGGCCCCCCTCCAGGCGTACCTCGGTGTGCTCGGCATGCCGGGCCAGACGGCGTACGTGGGACTGCTCGACATCGGCAAGCCCGTCGCGGGTGAGACGGTGTTCGTCTCCGGCGCGGCCGGCGCGGTGGGCGGGCTCGTCGGGCAGATCGCCAAGCTCAAGGGCTGCCGCACCGTGGGCAGCGCCGGCTCGGCCCAGAAGGTGGCGCACCTGCGCGAGAAGCTCGGGTTCGACGCGGCCTTCAACTACAAGGACGGCCCCGCGGCGCAAGCCCTGGACACGCTGTGCCCCGAGGGCATCGACGTCTACTTCGACAACGTGGGCGGCGAGCAGCTCGAGGCGGCCATCGGGAAGATGAAGAACCACGGGCGCATCGCCCTGTGTGGCGCCATCTCCCAGTACAACGCCACCTCGCCCACACCGGGACCCCGCAACCTCATACTCGCCGTGGGCAAGCGGCTCACGCTGCGTGGCTTCATCGTCTCCGACCACCAGGACCGGTACGCGGACTTCCTGCGTGACATGTCCGGCTGGCTGCGCGAGGGCAAGGTGACGCTGGAGGAGACCGTGGTGGACGGCCTGGAGAGGGCCCCCGAGGCCTTCATCGGCCTGCTGCGCGGAGACAACACCGGCAAGATGGTCGTGAGGATCGCGGCGGACTCCGCCGGTTCCTAG
- a CDS encoding serine/threonine-protein kinase has product MPPVVAPASHSARLLQEYLDQDVVPREMSIARFMCGLMSLGCVAALVFSGMIGWGLSLTLAGLTFVLAAYYALSLWTLHRGSFHPALQWVDSAITVSIPALVFVTDGVFHGPEYALTTPPLVIWGALIVVCALRAGQRLAYFAAALAALEYLVIYLVLIQPKLPPEALNTLSPPMVGLRCVFLFAYGPLTALLARLIVSKAEAALSAIREKDVMGKYFLHERLGVGGMAEVFRATYSPEGGFEKQVAIKRVLPAYADNEEFLALFRREAELGSLLIHPNIVQVLDLGRHQGAVFLSMEYVQGLTMSALLRRVPGRRLPPAVVAYIGVEIAGALGYMHARADTNGEPLILVHRDLNPPNILLSRVGEVKLSDFGIARAASRVALTQAHAVRGKAGYMSPEQIRGEPLDGRSDLFALGLTLHEALTGARTIQGDSEAELMAATVYQTPKAPSELVPGISPTLDAIVMDLLRQDQAQRPPRGRCFSGDCWRSRVRRRPCHTVGIS; this is encoded by the coding sequence ATGTGCGGCCTCATGTCGCTCGGGTGTGTGGCGGCGCTGGTGTTCTCCGGGATGATTGGCTGGGGTCTGTCGTTGACGCTCGCGGGGCTGACCTTCGTCCTGGCCGCCTATTACGCGCTCTCGCTGTGGACCTTGCACCGGGGCAGCTTCCACCCGGCGCTCCAGTGGGTGGACAGCGCCATCACCGTGTCCATCCCCGCGCTCGTGTTCGTCACGGACGGGGTCTTCCACGGCCCCGAGTACGCGCTCACCACGCCCCCGTTGGTCATCTGGGGGGCCCTCATCGTCGTGTGCGCGCTCCGGGCGGGCCAGCGTCTGGCGTACTTCGCCGCCGCGCTCGCCGCCCTGGAGTACCTGGTCATCTACTTGGTGCTCATCCAGCCGAAACTCCCTCCCGAGGCCTTGAATACGCTGTCGCCGCCGATGGTGGGCCTGCGCTGTGTGTTCCTCTTCGCCTATGGGCCGCTGACGGCCCTCCTGGCGCGGCTCATCGTGAGCAAGGCCGAGGCCGCGTTGAGCGCCATCCGCGAGAAGGACGTGATGGGCAAGTACTTCCTCCACGAGCGGCTGGGCGTGGGAGGCATGGCCGAGGTGTTCCGCGCGACATACAGCCCAGAGGGCGGCTTCGAGAAGCAGGTAGCCATCAAGCGCGTGCTGCCCGCGTACGCGGACAACGAGGAGTTTCTCGCCCTGTTCCGGCGCGAGGCGGAATTGGGCTCGCTGCTCATCCATCCCAACATCGTCCAGGTGCTCGATCTGGGCAGGCACCAGGGCGCCGTCTTTCTCTCCATGGAGTACGTGCAGGGCCTGACGATGAGCGCGCTGCTCAGGCGCGTTCCCGGGCGCCGGCTGCCCCCGGCGGTGGTGGCCTATATCGGCGTGGAGATCGCGGGGGCGCTGGGATACATGCACGCCCGCGCGGACACGAACGGCGAGCCCCTGATCCTCGTGCATCGCGACCTGAACCCACCCAACATCCTGTTGTCACGCGTGGGGGAAGTGAAACTGTCGGACTTCGGCATCGCGCGCGCGGCCAGCCGGGTCGCCCTCACCCAGGCGCATGCGGTGCGTGGCAAGGCGGGTTACATGTCGCCGGAGCAGATCCGCGGCGAGCCCCTGGATGGACGTTCGGACCTCTTCGCGCTTGGACTCACCCTGCATGAGGCGCTCACCGGAGCGCGCACCATTCAGGGCGACAGCGAGGCCGAGTTGATGGCCGCCACCGTCTACCAGACGCCCAAGGCGCCTTCCGAGCTCGTGCCAGGCATCTCCCCCACGTTGGATGCCATCGTCATGGATTTGCTGCGTCAGGATCAAGCGCAGCGCCCCCCACGGGGGAGGTGCTTCAGCGGCGACTGCTGGCGCTCACGGGTCCGGAGGCGCCCCTGCCACACGGTCGGCATCAGTTGA
- a CDS encoding energy-coupling factor ABC transporter ATP-binding protein gives MIQLHAVHHHFGERPVLQGLDLHLTERRVGVVGGNGSGKSTFARLLNGLLVPERGRVLVDGLDTRTDARAVRRQVGFVFQNPDNQIVLPTVEEDLAFGLKNLRLPPADVSARVTAALRRHDLEALRHHPAHLLSGGQKQLLALSSVLVMEPRYIVFDEPTTLLDLRNKRRLAQAIHALPQTAIVVTHDLELLHDFDRVLVFDEGRIVLDDVPAVALEAYVRSMA, from the coding sequence ATGATCCAGCTTCACGCCGTCCACCACCACTTCGGGGAGCGCCCCGTCCTCCAGGGGCTCGACCTGCACCTGACCGAGCGCCGCGTGGGCGTGGTGGGCGGCAACGGTTCCGGAAAGAGCACCTTCGCGCGGCTCCTCAATGGCCTGCTCGTGCCCGAACGAGGACGCGTGCTCGTCGACGGGCTCGATACCCGCACCGACGCGCGCGCCGTCCGCCGTCAGGTGGGCTTCGTCTTCCAGAACCCGGACAACCAGATCGTCCTGCCCACCGTCGAGGAGGATCTGGCCTTCGGCCTCAAGAACCTGCGACTGCCTCCCGCGGACGTCTCCGCGCGTGTCACCGCCGCCCTGCGCCGCCATGACCTGGAAGCGCTTCGCCACCATCCCGCCCACCTGCTGAGCGGAGGCCAGAAGCAACTGCTCGCCCTGTCCAGCGTGCTCGTCATGGAGCCGCGCTACATCGTCTTCGACGAGCCCACCACGCTGCTGGACTTGCGCAACAAGCGCCGGCTCGCCCAGGCCATCCACGCCCTGCCCCAGACGGCCATCGTCGTCACCCACGATCTGGAGCTGCTGCACGACTTCGACCGCGTGCTCGTCTTCGACGAGGGCCGGATCGTCCTCGATGATGTGCCCGCGGTGGCGCTCGAGGCCTACGTGCGGAGCATGGCGTGA
- a CDS encoding SDR family NAD(P)-dependent oxidoreductase encodes MARSETTKTRPLAVVTGASSGIGYELAKQFAQKGFDLLVVAEDPGIVRAAQALEGLGGRVESMQVDLARYEGVEQLYERIQYAGRPVDAIAINAGVGVGGDFARDTDLQAELNLISLNVTSSVHLAKRVVKDMVERGEGRILFTSSIAATMPGPFEAVYAASKAFLLSFAESIRNELKDTGVTVTALLPGPTETNFFHRAGMDDTRVGTDKKDSPELVARQGFEALMEGTDKVVAGSFKNKAFVAAAAVLPPTTTAELHRALSEPGSARH; translated from the coding sequence ATGGCTCGGAGCGAGACAACGAAGACGCGTCCCCTGGCGGTCGTCACGGGGGCCTCCAGTGGCATTGGCTACGAGCTGGCGAAGCAGTTCGCCCAGAAGGGTTTCGACCTCCTGGTGGTCGCGGAGGACCCGGGCATCGTCAGGGCGGCCCAGGCCTTGGAGGGCCTGGGTGGCCGGGTGGAGAGCATGCAGGTGGATCTCGCCAGATATGAAGGCGTGGAGCAGCTCTACGAGCGCATCCAGTACGCGGGCCGTCCCGTGGACGCGATCGCCATCAACGCCGGGGTGGGCGTGGGCGGTGACTTCGCCCGCGACACGGACCTCCAGGCGGAACTCAACCTCATCAGTCTCAACGTCACGTCCTCCGTCCATCTCGCCAAGCGCGTGGTGAAGGACATGGTGGAGAGAGGCGAAGGCCGCATCCTGTTCACCTCATCCATCGCCGCGACGATGCCCGGCCCGTTCGAGGCCGTGTACGCCGCCTCCAAGGCGTTCCTGCTGTCCTTCGCCGAGTCCATCCGCAACGAACTCAAGGACACCGGGGTGACGGTCACGGCGCTCCTGCCAGGACCCACGGAGACCAATTTCTTCCACCGCGCGGGCATGGATGACACCCGGGTCGGCACGGACAAGAAGGACAGTCCGGAGCTCGTCGCGCGCCAGGGCTTCGAGGCCTTGATGGAGGGCACGGACAAGGTCGTCGCGGGCTCGTTCAAGAACAAGGCCTTCGTCGCCGCGGCCGCGGTGCTGCCTCCCACCACCACGGCGGAGTTGCACCGGGCGCTGTCGGAGCCGGGTTCGGCTCGTCACTGA
- a CDS encoding biotin transporter BioY produces MKTRDLVHVALFAALVAALGLLPPFPLPWLPVPITAQTLGVMLAGSTLGARKAGLALGLFHLLVAAGLPLLAGGNGGLAVYPGPTGGFFVGWLPAAFLIGWLTERAWASLSVPLAFAINVLGGIVVLYAVGIPWLAVVAKLPLAKAALGSLVFVPGDLVKAALAASTAVTLKRAWPLIPAPRPAEPPPTAHQ; encoded by the coding sequence GTGAAGACCCGCGATCTCGTCCATGTCGCCCTGTTCGCCGCCCTCGTGGCCGCGCTCGGGTTGCTCCCGCCCTTCCCCCTGCCCTGGCTGCCCGTGCCCATCACCGCGCAGACGCTGGGGGTGATGCTCGCGGGCTCCACGCTCGGGGCGCGCAAGGCGGGCCTGGCCTTGGGCCTCTTCCATCTGCTCGTGGCCGCGGGATTGCCCCTGCTCGCGGGAGGCAATGGCGGGCTCGCCGTCTACCCCGGACCCACGGGGGGCTTCTTCGTGGGCTGGCTGCCCGCGGCCTTCCTCATCGGGTGGCTCACCGAGCGGGCCTGGGCGTCCCTATCAGTGCCGCTCGCCTTCGCCATCAACGTGCTGGGCGGCATCGTCGTCCTCTACGCCGTGGGCATCCCCTGGCTCGCCGTGGTCGCGAAACTGCCGCTCGCCAAGGCCGCGCTCGGCTCACTCGTGTTCGTTCCCGGGGACCTCGTGAAGGCGGCCCTCGCCGCCTCCACCGCCGTCACCCTGAAGCGCGCCTGGCCGCTCATTCCCGCGCCCCGCCCCGCCGAGCCTCCGCCCACCGCCCATCAGTGA
- a CDS encoding aldo/keto reductase, whose translation MNRREFLEATLALMVASNAIAASKPPSAREIPRRKLGRTGEQVSCIGLGGAHIGRQKDEAESIRIIRRALDNGINFLDNCWDYNEGQSELRMGKALQDGYRAKAFLMTKIDGRDKKTAAAQIDESLQRLRTDHLDLLQLHEIIHDNDPERSFAQGGAIEAMEEARKAGKARFLGFTGHKSPAMHLRMLEAAQQHGFRFDAVQMPLNVLDAHYDSFEKRVLPVLVREEIAVLGMKPLGGSFILQSKAVTAPECLRYALSLPVSVTITGMDSLARVDQALKVARDFQPLSEKQVQALLAKTEKVAKDGALEKYKTSIHFDGTTKHPEWLG comes from the coding sequence ATGAACCGCAGGGAATTCCTCGAAGCCACGCTCGCCCTGATGGTCGCCTCCAATGCCATCGCCGCGAGCAAGCCCCCCTCCGCCCGGGAAATCCCCCGCCGCAAGCTGGGGCGCACGGGCGAACAGGTGTCCTGCATCGGACTGGGTGGCGCCCACATCGGCCGGCAGAAGGACGAGGCCGAGAGCATCCGCATCATCCGGCGCGCGCTCGACAACGGCATCAACTTCCTCGACAACTGCTGGGACTACAACGAGGGACAGAGCGAGCTGCGCATGGGCAAGGCCCTCCAGGACGGCTACCGCGCCAAGGCCTTCCTGATGACGAAGATCGATGGCCGCGACAAGAAGACCGCCGCGGCGCAGATCGACGAGTCGCTCCAGCGCTTGCGCACGGATCACTTGGATCTGCTGCAGTTGCACGAGATCATCCACGACAACGATCCCGAACGCTCCTTCGCGCAGGGCGGCGCCATCGAGGCCATGGAGGAGGCACGCAAGGCGGGCAAAGCGCGATTCCTGGGCTTCACCGGCCACAAATCACCCGCCATGCACCTGCGCATGCTCGAAGCCGCCCAACAGCACGGCTTCCGCTTCGACGCCGTGCAGATGCCGCTCAACGTGCTGGATGCCCACTACGATAGCTTCGAGAAGCGCGTGCTTCCCGTGCTCGTGCGCGAGGAGATCGCCGTGCTCGGCATGAAGCCCCTGGGGGGCTCCTTCATCCTGCAGAGCAAGGCGGTGACCGCTCCCGAGTGCCTGCGCTACGCCCTGTCCCTGCCCGTGAGCGTGACCATCACCGGAATGGACTCCCTGGCTCGGGTGGATCAAGCCCTGAAGGTCGCCCGGGATTTCCAGCCCCTGTCGGAGAAACAGGTCCAGGCATTGCTCGCCAAGACCGAAAAAGTGGCGAAGGACGGAGCACTCGAGAAATACAAGACGAGCATCCACTTCGACGGCACGACCAAGCATCCTGAATGGCTGGGGTAG
- a CDS encoding energy-coupling factor transporter transmembrane component T family protein, with the protein MSLGLYLHRDSPVHTASAGAKMAGLLGAGLGLLLFPSPPVLGTALAATLGLFALARIHPRELAPMARLLAWMLVPLFLLHGWLAGWDTAVQTVLRLALLLLLATLVSLTTRASDQLETLQRALRPLARFGVSPARLSLMLSLTLRFIPLMATWVREVREAQSVRGLERDPLALLVPLLVKTLRTADALAEAIDARCFDSEDPS; encoded by the coding sequence GTGAGCCTCGGCCTCTACCTGCACCGCGACTCGCCCGTCCACACGGCCTCGGCGGGCGCCAAGATGGCCGGGTTGCTCGGGGCGGGCCTCGGGCTCCTGCTCTTCCCGTCCCCTCCGGTGCTCGGCACCGCGCTGGCCGCCACGCTCGGCCTCTTCGCGCTCGCACGCATCCACCCTCGCGAACTGGCACCCATGGCGCGTCTGCTCGCCTGGATGCTCGTGCCCCTGTTTCTCCTGCATGGGTGGCTGGCCGGATGGGACACCGCGGTGCAGACCGTGCTGCGACTCGCCCTCCTGTTGCTGCTCGCCACGCTCGTCTCCCTCACCACGCGCGCCTCGGACCAACTCGAGACGCTGCAGCGCGCCCTGCGGCCCCTGGCTCGCTTCGGCGTGAGCCCCGCCCGCCTGAGCCTGATGCTGTCGCTCACCCTGCGCTTCATCCCCTTGATGGCCACGTGGGTGCGCGAAGTGCGCGAGGCCCAGAGCGTGCGCGGCCTGGAGCGCGATCCCCTGGCCCTGCTCGTGCCCCTGCTCGTCAAGACGCTGCGCACCGCGGACGCGCTCGCCGAGGCCATCGACGCGCGCTGTTTCGACTCCGAGGACCCTTCGTGA
- a CDS encoding MaoC family dehydratase: MTDKTIIEGLQGLRAAAGRTLGSSGWKTLTDQEIIRFAEATGDFQWIHVDRERCERESPFGVPVAHGYFSVSRIAGLFFEAVEIRGFPLVLNYGLNKVRFPAPLESGARYRLTLELKELKDLPKGVEALLLANIEIEGSSKPACAAEVLYRFLLG, from the coding sequence ATGACGGACAAGACCATCATCGAGGGGCTTCAAGGACTGAGGGCCGCCGCCGGACGCACACTCGGCAGTTCCGGATGGAAGACGCTCACGGATCAGGAGATCATCCGCTTCGCCGAGGCCACGGGCGATTTCCAGTGGATCCACGTGGACCGCGAACGGTGTGAGCGGGAGTCTCCCTTCGGCGTGCCCGTCGCCCACGGCTATTTCAGCGTCTCGCGCATCGCGGGTCTGTTCTTCGAGGCCGTGGAGATCCGAGGCTTCCCGCTCGTCCTCAACTACGGCTTGAACAAGGTCCGCTTTCCCGCTCCCCTCGAGTCCGGAGCCCGCTACCGGCTGACCCTCGAGCTCAAGGAACTCAAGGACCTGCCCAAGGGCGTCGAGGCCCTCCTGCTCGCGAACATCGAGATCGAGGGCTCGTCCAAGCCCGCCTGCGCCGCGGAGGTGCTCTACCGCTTCCTGCTCGGATGA
- a CDS encoding S28 family serine protease: protein MKEPSPDPVDSGSPTGDAGIPDAGIPVEDGGQSEDDAGTDGGSGGTDGGGSMCGGATSLYERLASPGDARVVADTTEDILVRLSAIPGLTVEERSSGVSGYRYFLMSYDQPADHHRPECQRFTQRLALWHKSDTAPMVLSTSGYYLSTGRTELMQLLGANQLSIEHRFFPPSIPSPADWSQLTIQQSAADFHRVVQAFKPIYGGRWLSTGASKGGEAVVFFRRFYPQDIDGTVAYVTPIARADDARFPAFQDAVGGAEQAACRERIHTFQRTVLERRPEMLDLLRDYASRTGQTFNQLGLDKALEHAVIETYFAFWQYSDPSECELFLGPEASNQYLLDAMNYFVGLSTFADTGSGSIGRFAAYYYQAAVELGWPRPYEDFLGSLIYFPNTDIAPVYSPPGLPLVFQAQAMQDIQDWVSTQGERLLFIYGELDPWSAAAYSLGNAQDSYVYEVPGGNHGASISQLPEPLRTQAQDTVRRWAGVTTMKRVPTVPRPQYPEFAPHLPPRLRGHQAP from the coding sequence ATGAAGGAGCCCAGCCCGGATCCGGTGGACTCGGGTTCTCCGACGGGCGACGCGGGCATTCCGGACGCGGGCATTCCGGTGGAGGATGGAGGCCAGTCAGAGGACGACGCGGGAACGGATGGAGGCTCGGGCGGGACGGATGGGGGCGGCTCCATGTGCGGTGGAGCCACTTCCCTGTACGAGCGCCTTGCTTCCCCAGGGGATGCGCGAGTCGTCGCGGACACGACGGAGGACATCCTGGTCCGCTTGAGTGCCATTCCGGGGCTCACCGTGGAGGAACGGTCCAGCGGGGTCTCCGGCTACCGCTACTTCCTCATGTCCTACGATCAGCCGGCGGATCACCACCGTCCGGAATGCCAGCGGTTCACGCAGCGCCTGGCGTTGTGGCACAAGTCGGACACGGCGCCGATGGTGCTCTCCACGAGTGGCTACTATCTCTCCACGGGCCGGACCGAGCTGATGCAACTCCTGGGGGCGAACCAGCTCTCGATCGAGCATCGCTTCTTCCCTCCGAGCATTCCGTCACCCGCGGACTGGAGCCAACTGACCATCCAGCAGTCGGCGGCGGACTTCCACCGCGTCGTCCAGGCCTTCAAACCCATCTACGGTGGCCGGTGGCTGTCCACGGGAGCCAGCAAGGGCGGAGAAGCGGTGGTGTTCTTCCGGCGCTTCTACCCCCAGGACATCGACGGCACGGTGGCGTACGTCACGCCCATCGCACGAGCGGATGACGCGCGCTTCCCGGCCTTCCAGGACGCCGTGGGAGGCGCCGAGCAGGCGGCCTGCCGCGAGCGCATCCACACCTTCCAGCGCACGGTGCTGGAGCGGCGTCCGGAGATGTTGGACCTGTTGCGAGACTACGCCTCGCGGACGGGGCAGACGTTCAACCAGCTCGGCTTGGACAAGGCGCTGGAGCATGCCGTCATCGAAACCTATTTCGCCTTCTGGCAGTACTCGGACCCCTCGGAATGTGAGCTGTTCCTGGGGCCTGAAGCGAGCAACCAGTACCTGCTGGATGCCATGAACTACTTCGTGGGTCTGTCCACGTTCGCCGACACGGGCTCCGGGAGCATTGGCCGGTTCGCGGCGTACTACTACCAGGCGGCGGTGGAGCTGGGCTGGCCCCGGCCCTACGAAGACTTCCTGGGCAGCCTCATCTACTTCCCCAACACGGACATCGCGCCGGTCTACTCGCCGCCCGGTCTGCCGCTCGTCTTCCAGGCCCAGGCGATGCAGGACATCCAGGATTGGGTGTCCACCCAGGGCGAACGATTGTTGTTCATCTACGGAGAGCTGGATCCGTGGAGCGCGGCGGCGTACTCGCTCGGGAACGCCCAGGACTCGTACGTGTACGAGGTGCCGGGTGGCAATCACGGCGCTTCCATCAGCCAGCTTCCCGAACCGCTGCGGACACAGGCCCAGGACACGGTGCGCCGGTGGGCGGGGGTGACCACCATGAAGCGGGTACCCACCGTGCCCCGGCCCCAGTACCCGGAGTTCGCGCCGCACCTGCCACCGCGTCTGCGGGGGCATCAGGCGCCGTAG